The genome window CTCACATGGCTCTTGGTAGCTTTTCAAAAACTCCTCCTTGTACTGAGATAAAATCTCAAACCCTTTGTTGTTGATGTGTTTTTCGAGTTCATCCACACCGAGTCTGAAGTAGAAAGTCATCATAGTGTTGTTGTAAGAACTGCAGACTGGgctgatgtcactacatgtatgcAGCGTTCAGTTCGTTGTGACAAGTGACGTTGCATCATGACATTTTACATGTGTAGAAGGCATGGTTGATCCTGATAGTTTGCAACAGTCAAGGTGAAGTGAGGTAAAGTAGTGTTATGATCATAGCAACTGgcagtacatcaatgcacaccaATGTTGTAAGGGGCTATGATTGTACCTTTACTTTATACATAGGTGAACTTACTTCTCTCCCAAAGTAGCCTGTTCATTGACACCAACGTTGAACATACACGTATGGATGTCAATCAAATGCCCTTCCCTGAGATCAACGGGTAGAAGATTGAATTCATGTGGCGGTAACGGTATCTCCATTATGACGTAAGGTCTGACTTGACAAAGGCGTGGCATGCTAGTCTTGTCGCCATTGGAGGGATAGATCCGGaatttgacgtcatcaagttGTTTAAGAATCGCGACCATGTCTTCCAGCATTGCTATTTCATCTCCAAAACAACTGAGCAAACACTCGAAACTGACTAGAATTCCTATCTTTGAGATCTGTTCGAGTAACTCCTCATTACGAATAGAAGTTGACATTCCTGACATCACACCTACAGTTAAAGCGGACAGctgaaaaatattgaaagctACAGTAAAAGAGGTCATGGCAAATCTTACTCAGCCTACAACACTACAGGTTATGATCATCAGTGTTTATGTGTCACTTAGTAGTTCCAGTGAGGTTCTGAATGGAACCTTTCCCTCTTGTGGGAATGGCCACATGTTTAGCAGGCTGAATCTAGTTAACTGACCTGACCCATACTTTTAACAGGGAGCTGAATTGCTGGTCGTGCAAAATCTTGTATATCAACACTTGACTTACCCCCTGAGAGTAGCATAGATTCCTCCTGAATCGTATCGTATGCCACAGTGAGACATTGGGACTGGTCTCCACTATGATCTTGAATGCCAAAGAGTTGAGTATGAGCCTACAGATGTTCTCTACAGCACGCAGCACTCCCTGGATGAGCAGTTCAGCTTCCTCTCGCATCACCCCACGGCCCTTTGATATGATCTTGTCCGTCTTAGTTTCGAAATTGACACTTAGCGTCTCCACCAAGGATTTGAGCGAGACCTGTTGAAATAACATGTGttttcaaatacattgtatattctcCAATGATGATCCAAACATCACAGAATAATGTATATGATGATATATTTGGAGAAATTTCCCAAAAATTGAAGGGCACAAAATTGTTAATTTACACCGACTGTCATCAGTGCCTATATACTCACCCAAGATTCCACCATAAAGTTCATGTTCACATCGACACTTTTTCGTCGGTGCTTCTTGAAATTGAGGATTTGTGTGAGACTATTACGCCTCTTCTTCTTTGTCTTGATTGCCCCATTCTTATTCTCCGTCATCGTGGTGGTGAACGTCTCCAGTGACTCTTGCACCAAGTCTTCCTCACAGAAGTCTAACAGTTGACGCACCTGAAACAAAGTCATGACAATCATTTGCGATGCATTGCATGCCTATGTTTTGACTAGTTATCCTGACTTGAGGGAGTTGATGGCAACTGTTAATGACCTTAAGCTGACAATGGTCCTCAGAGGCATAAGGTTGAAACATGAAGTATGGTAGCGATCACTTACCTTCAATAAGAACTGACTAGCAGTGCTCTTTAATTCTGACTTCCGTCCCTTCTCAGCACCGTCGCAAAACACCTCACCCTCAGAGTGAACATCCATCTGCAGCTTATTAACATAAGTCAAAAGATACCACAGTTCATCTAAACGTGGTTTGAAGTTGAATTTAGCGGCAAATTGTTCCTTGAATTGTTGCATTAGTCTCCTGAGACCTCCTTGGCGATAGCGTAACGTGAAGGAAGTGAAGAGTCCACAGGTTGTGGTGTCGTAGGATATTCCTTGATTAAAAGGAAAGCAACgttattgaagaaaacaataGTACTGACATGTTTAAGAAGACATTTCCCCTTGCGTAGCATGAAAACACTGAACCATCATGTTTCCTTGGTTTTAGTAGGCTTTACTCTTGGTAAGAAAGATAGTTGTGTCGAGGGCAATGGTAAAGCACATTCTTTAGAGATCGCTGTGTATGAAAGTATAAACATGACATTCGACAGCCTACCTTTTGGTGCCACCTCTGATGTCACATCCAGTCGCTGCTGGTGGAGATTAGTTGGCAGGAACTCGGTGTGACGGATCAAACGTTTCATGTTTGTGGACGGCACAAAGGGTGGCCCATCATACTCTTCAATGTACTTCAGCCTTTCTTTGTAGAGCTTAAGTGATTTCCTAAATTGTTCAAGGTGCGTAGTTTGTATGTTTTCCCAGACTTTTGGTAACTGGAAATTGAGCAAAAATTCGTATTTCATTATTGGAGTTTTATGTTGGAGGACATCAAATATCGAGGGATTCAATGTCAAGTCTATTCTAAGGGAGTGTATATAATCAGATCACCCTTTGTCAACTCACCTTGCCAATATCTTCCAGCCTCTGTAGCATCAGTTCATCTTCACTTTCAAAAATTGttctgaaaaaggacaagtTAGATGATAATATTGAAACTTGATGTGAAGTTTCAATGATAGTAGATACCCTTCTCTTATCATTATACTTACAGAAGTTTCTGTGGCAAGTAATACGTAAGTTTGCTTTCCCCGAGAAATTCATGCACCTTGATCTCTGAGCCATTCGTTGCCGGGAACCTGTAGGCCCGAGTGAGGATGTCACCAAACCATACTGATAACTGTTTGACATGGTCTCTTGTGTGTGTCCGTGACTGAGCTGGACTGGCTGGTGGTAGAATATGGTTTTCATTGGCTTTATCACAGCTAGTGGCACAATTTTGAGCGAGTTGGCTTTCCAGTTCGGTTCCTTCAGCTGACTGCATGCTTCCAGTATCCGAATCATCTTGCCAGGCAGTTATTGTAATTGTGCCATTACCATCCCTGAAAATATAGGTTCGATGTAGTCCGAAATAAGTATGCCAGAATTACAAAAGGTTGCCTTGACTGGTTTTGAAACTCGACACTGGTACCATGTATCTTTTAGATTGCAACTACTACTACTGTAATAAGTATTCCTCACATTCTCAGTCTCAGACTAGTGTCAGTGCAAAATCCTTTAAGTTCCTACCTGAGTGAGCATTGAAGGGTGCTGGCAGGAGATGAGGTCAAAGACCTCATCGTAAAAAAGGCACAACCGAGCTCTCGTCTCTGTGGAAGAGAAATTGTGATGGTTATTTACACTTAGATCTTTGGAAACATATCAGTATTGGTTTCTATTGCTTATCTCACCAACACCACAATTATATAAGTTAGCGACTGTACCACTCCATACTCTCCTTTGAGCTTACATGATTGTAATTGTGATTTTGATGCATAATAAGAGCAGGCAAGCATGTGACACATTTGATTGGAAAGCATTTTGACTCGCATTCGGATTGCCTGTTCAAAACTTAGGCAATCAGTTATCGATTTAGTAGGGTTAACATATCGCAAGGGCCTAGCAATGTAAGAACCACAGGTCAAAATGTCCATGTACAATACCTACTATTACTCCTTCACTCATGTCTCTGGCTTCCAGCTTAATGCGAGTGTCTGTTGATATTTGAGCACTACTAAAACACAATGTCTTCATGAATACTGGGCTGCATGTGTTCTGAAAGACAACAGGGTGAATGGAGTTAACAATTGTCACCTTATCATGCA of Lineus longissimus chromosome 9, tnLinLong1.2, whole genome shotgun sequence contains these proteins:
- the LOC135494180 gene encoding inositol polyphosphate-4-phosphatase type I A-like isoform X2; its protein translation is MEHNTQELAHLARKANPSNFDKEGTLYLLEETSQGKGSKKDHQEFREKWFLLRGNLLFYFSSAKKDSDPLGLIVLERVKAKSVSSDDNRLFAFQLVFENDDEAVSLAAPSGNDQDVWIEAINSAGYEYMKKLIFSLRDQLMNKMGHFLPKLALSVPIDSDRRTAVTGEEAFFEFSLRCDGLSVGPGGEEPNTMVVISKVSPQDDTCRELTRTEIELNTCSPVFMKTLCFSSAQISTDTRIKLEARDMSEGVIRRELGCAFFTMRSLTSSPASTLQCSLRDGNGTITITAWQDDSDTGSMQSAEGTELESQLAQNCATSCDKANENHILPPASPAQSRTHTRDHVKQLSVWFGDILTRAYRFPATNGSEIKVHEFLGESKLTYYLPQKLLTIFESEDELMLQRLEDIGKLPKVWENIQTTHLEQFRKSLKLYKERLKYIEEYDGPPFVPSTNMKRLIRHTEFLPTNLHQQRLDVTSEVAPKGISYDTTTCGLFTSFTLRYRQGGLRRLMQQFKEQFAAKFNFKPRLDELWYLLTYVNKLQMDVHSEGEVFCDGAEKGRKSELKSTASQFLLKVRQLLDFCEEDLVQESLETFTTTMTENKNGAIKTKKKRRNSLTQILNFKKHRRKSVDVNMNFMVESWVSLKSLVETLSVNFETKTDKIISKGRGVMREEAELLIQGVLRAVENICRLILNSLAFKIIVETSPNVSLWHTIRFRRNLCYSQGLSALTVGVMSGMSTSIRNEELLEQISKIGILVSFECLLSCFGDEIAMLEDMVAILKQLDDVKFRIYPSNGDKTSMPRLCQVRPYVIMEIPLPPHEFNLLPVDLREGHLIDIHTCMFNVGVNEQATLGEKLGVDELEKHINNKGFEILSQYKEEFLKSYQEPLTSDTRQTLTERMSALKQSVALKKSRNTAILHISDEIARMIRAFRFTCCKSSRDRTSMGITLEQTMILQREHQLAQKVFMRALDCFRTDGVRRANAIKNTGKRHYDFSAMRVMALPLLYKPPCGCYRPV
- the LOC135494180 gene encoding inositol polyphosphate-4-phosphatase type I A-like isoform X1; the encoded protein is MEHNTQELAHLARKANPSNFDKEGTLYLLEETSQGKGSKKDHQEFREKWFLLRGNLLFYFSSAKKDSDPLGLIVLERVKAKSVSSDDNRLFAFQLVFENDDEAVSLAAPSGNDQDVWIEAINSAGYEYMKKLIFSLRDQLMNKMGHFLPKLALSVPIDSDRRTAVTGEEAFFEFSLRCDGLSVGPGGEEPNTMVVISKVSPQDDTCRELTRTEIELNTCSPVFMKTLCFSSAQISTDTRIKLEARDMSEGVIRRELGCAFFTMRSLTSSPASTLQCSLRDGNGTITITAWQDDSDTGSMQSAEGTELESQLAQNCATSCDKANENHILPPASPAQSRTHTRDHVKQLSVWFGDILTRAYRFPATNGSEIKVHEFLGESKLTYYLPQKLLTIFESEDELMLQRLEDIGKLPKVWENIQTTHLEQFRKSLKLYKERLKYIEEYDGPPFVPSTNMKRLIRHTEFLPTNLHQQRLDVTSEVAPKGISYDTTTCGLFTSFTLRYRQGGLRRLMQQFKEQFAAKFNFKPRLDELWYLLTYVNKLQMDVHSEGEVFCDGAEKGRKSELKSTASQFLLKVRQLLDFCEEDLVQESLETFTTTMTENKNGAIKTKKKRRNSLTQILNFKKHRRKSVDVNMNFMVESWVSLKSLVETLSVNFETKTDKIISKGRGVMREEAELLIQGVLRAVENICRLILNSLAFKIIVETSPNVSLWHTIRFRRNLCYSQGLSALTVGVMSGMSTSIRNEELLEQISKIGILVSFECLLSCFGDEIAMLEDMVAILKQLDDVKFRIYPSNGDKTSMPRLCQVRPYVIMEIPLPPHEFNLLPVDLREGHLIDIHTCMFNVGVNEQATLGEKLGVDELEKHINNKGFEILSQYKEEFLKSYQEPLTSDTRQTLTERMSALKQSVALKKSRNTAILHISDEIARMIRAFRFTCCKSSRDRTSMGITLEQTMILQREHQLAQKVFMRALDCFRTDGVRRANAIKNTGKRHYDFATMRVMALPTLYKPPSGCYRPL
- the LOC135494180 gene encoding inositol polyphosphate-4-phosphatase type I A-like isoform X3, translating into MVSSARKFAVLLLLSQKVFENDDEAVSLAAPSGNDQDVWIEAINSAGYEYMKKLIFSLRDQLMNKMGHFLPKLALSVPIDSDRRTAVTGEEAFFEFSLRCDGLSVGPGGEEPNTMVVISKVSPQDDTCRELTRTEIELNTCSPVFMKTLCFSSAQISTDTRIKLEARDMSEGVIRRELGCAFFTMRSLTSSPASTLQCSLRDGNGTITITAWQDDSDTGSMQSAEGTELESQLAQNCATSCDKANENHILPPASPAQSRTHTRDHVKQLSVWFGDILTRAYRFPATNGSEIKVHEFLGESKLTYYLPQKLLTIFESEDELMLQRLEDIGKLPKVWENIQTTHLEQFRKSLKLYKERLKYIEEYDGPPFVPSTNMKRLIRHTEFLPTNLHQQRLDVTSEVAPKGISYDTTTCGLFTSFTLRYRQGGLRRLMQQFKEQFAAKFNFKPRLDELWYLLTYVNKLQMDVHSEGEVFCDGAEKGRKSELKSTASQFLLKVRQLLDFCEEDLVQESLETFTTTMTENKNGAIKTKKKRRNSLTQILNFKKHRRKSVDVNMNFMVESWVSLKSLVETLSVNFETKTDKIISKGRGVMREEAELLIQGVLRAVENICRLILNSLAFKIIVETSPNVSLWHTIRFRRNLCYSQGLSALTVGVMSGMSTSIRNEELLEQISKIGILVSFECLLSCFGDEIAMLEDMVAILKQLDDVKFRIYPSNGDKTSMPRLCQVRPYVIMEIPLPPHEFNLLPVDLREGHLIDIHTCMFNVGVNEQATLGEKLGVDELEKHINNKGFEILSQYKEEFLKSYQEPLTSDTRQTLTERMSALKQSVALKKSRNTAILHISDEIARMIRAFRFTCCKSSRDRTSMGITLEQTMILQREHQLAQKVFMRALDCFRTDGVRRANAIKNTGKRHYDFATMRVMALPTLYKPPSGCYRPL